Proteins found in one Thalassophryne amazonica chromosome 1, fThaAma1.1, whole genome shotgun sequence genomic segment:
- the csrnp1b gene encoding cysteine/serine-rich nuclear protein 1b isoform X1: protein MTSIIIKQITFANAAFAVREHVKLEIARASAMSGLLKRKFEEVDEDPCYSSPSSLSSACSGWDSEAESCYSDTLDSTPSNPSSPATNFTTSILKKSKRLRRTNVTFDQVTVYFFPRCQGFTSVPSRGGCTLGMMPHHSAHRTYTLPEFTMEQRSQRQQKLISRLREKKLEALKLKLTKNGTQKSEEAERLTVNDIPEHDIDISSVNLDEGLFLQPYTSKRRYALLKAAGVKKIDKEEKRQLRELRISRENCGCDCQGFCEPETCSCSLAGIKCQMDHSSFPCGCTKDGCGNTEGRIQFNATRVQTHYIHTVMRLELEKRLEESGTEEEEDTAEATQLQTVQPGHPSGPLTLLPHVEHTSALPAGPSFPFCSDLATAGENSCSSDMTDLSVSSGQSEDFEVGENPNKDHAQLDVDEKGLSRILSFADSENSSRENEANIHKDSCCSDQRQQQPSTVPFSSFSMADFADENDNIEAALLNSADDHTDNRPTAISELLDENANQGNGLFHSISVPHTPSPTVDRSESYSMDLSLSSESDLEFFDGFPCLGPSSLYNSLKEYEHMDNFFQFQLPSYPSFPSAGDPGTCLLESLIGLSESVPEPPAAFTDNQLLEEAMKLSVMESVKV, encoded by the exons ATGACCTCGATTATTATAAagcaaattacttttgccaacgcTGCTTTTGCTGTGAGAGAACACGTGAAACTGGAG ATTGCTCGCGCTAGCGCCATGAGTGGGCTACTCAAGAGGAAATTTGAGGAGGTGGATGAGGACCCATGCTACTCCTCGCCCTCCTCCCTCTCCTCTGCCTGCTCCGGCTGGGACTCTGAGGCAGAGAGCTGTTATTCAGACACTTTGGATTCAACTCCCAGCAACCCAAGCTCACCAGCGACAAATTTCA CAACATCTATCCTTAAGAAGTCCAAGAGGTTACGGCGGACCAATGTGACCTTTGACCAGGTGACAGTGTACTTCTTCCCTCGGTGTCAGGGCTTCACTAGTGTTCCTAGTCGAGGAGGCTGCACCCTGGGCATGATGCCACATCACAGTGCACACCGCACATATACACTTCCTGAGTTTACCATGGAGCAGCGGTCCCAGCGGCAACAAAAACTCATCAGTCGACTCAGGGAAAAGAAGCTGGAGGCTCTCAAACTGAAG CTGACTAAGAACGGAACCCAGAAGAGCGAGGAGGCTGAGCGGCTTACAGTCAACGACATCCCTGAGCATGATATTGACATCAGCAGCGTAAACCTGGACGAGGGCTTGTTCCTCCAACCATACACATCTAAACGCCGTTATGCACTGCTTAAAGCGGCTGGTGTGAAGAAGATTGACAAGGAGGAGAAGAGGCAGCTGCGTGAGCTGAGGATCTCCAGGGAGAACTGTGGTTGTGACTGCCAGGGCTTCTGTGAACCCGAGACGTGTAGCTGCAGCCTGGCTGGCATCAAATGTCAG ATGGACCACTCCTCCTTCCCATGTGGCTGCACCAAGGATGGCTGTGGAAACACAGAAGGTCGCATCCAGTTCAACGCAACCAGGGTACAAACGCATTACATCCACACCGTCATGAGGCTGGAGCTGGAGAAGAGGTTGGAAGAATCTggcacagaggaggaggaggacaccgCTGAAGCTACCCAACTGCAAACTGTTCAGCCCGGCCACCCCAGTGGTCCCCTGACTTTACTCCCTCATGTCGAGCATACCTCAGCTCTACCAGCAGGACCCTCCTTCCCCTTTTGCTCAGACCTGGCAACAGCCGGTGAGAATAGCTGCAGCAGTGATATGACAGATTTATCAGTGTCTTCTGGCCAGAGTGAAGACTTCGAGGTAGGCGAGAACCCCAACAAGGATCACGCCCAGCTTGATGTCGATGAGAAAGGTCTGAGTCGCATCCTCAGTTTCGCTGACTCCGAAAACTCCTCAAGAGAAAATGAGGCCAACATCCATAAAGACTCTTGTTGCTCTGACCAGCGGCAACAGCAGCCATCAACTGTACCATTTAGTAGTTTTAGCATGGCAGACTTTGCAGACGAAAATGATAACATAGAAGCTGCACTGTTGAACTCTGCAGACGATCACACGGACAATCGACCAACAGCAATTTCAGAACTTTTGGACGAGAATGCCAACCAAGGAAATGGACTGTTTCATAGCATTAGTGTGCCACACACTCCCTCCCCCACCGTGGACCGCTCGGAGAGCTACAGCATGGATCTGAGCCTCTCTTCGGAGTCGGACCTGGAATTCTTTGATGGGTTTCCATGCCTGGGCCCAAGCTCACTCTACAACTCCCTCAAAGAGTACGAACACATGGACAACTTTTTTCAGTTTCAGTTGCCTAGTTACCCCAGCTTCCCATCAGCTGGTGACCCCGGAACATGCCTCTTGGAGTCACTAATTGGCCTTTCAGAATCTGTCCCCGAACCCCCTGCTGCTTTTACAGACAATCAGCTTTTGGAAGAAGCCATGAAATTGTCTGTGATGGAGTCTGTGAAAGTTTGA
- the csrnp1b gene encoding cysteine/serine-rich nuclear protein 1b isoform X2, with product MSGLLKRKFEEVDEDPCYSSPSSLSSACSGWDSEAESCYSDTLDSTPSNPSSPATNFTTSILKKSKRLRRTNVTFDQVTVYFFPRCQGFTSVPSRGGCTLGMMPHHSAHRTYTLPEFTMEQRSQRQQKLISRLREKKLEALKLKLTKNGTQKSEEAERLTVNDIPEHDIDISSVNLDEGLFLQPYTSKRRYALLKAAGVKKIDKEEKRQLRELRISRENCGCDCQGFCEPETCSCSLAGIKCQMDHSSFPCGCTKDGCGNTEGRIQFNATRVQTHYIHTVMRLELEKRLEESGTEEEEDTAEATQLQTVQPGHPSGPLTLLPHVEHTSALPAGPSFPFCSDLATAGENSCSSDMTDLSVSSGQSEDFEVGENPNKDHAQLDVDEKGLSRILSFADSENSSRENEANIHKDSCCSDQRQQQPSTVPFSSFSMADFADENDNIEAALLNSADDHTDNRPTAISELLDENANQGNGLFHSISVPHTPSPTVDRSESYSMDLSLSSESDLEFFDGFPCLGPSSLYNSLKEYEHMDNFFQFQLPSYPSFPSAGDPGTCLLESLIGLSESVPEPPAAFTDNQLLEEAMKLSVMESVKV from the exons ATGAGTGGGCTACTCAAGAGGAAATTTGAGGAGGTGGATGAGGACCCATGCTACTCCTCGCCCTCCTCCCTCTCCTCTGCCTGCTCCGGCTGGGACTCTGAGGCAGAGAGCTGTTATTCAGACACTTTGGATTCAACTCCCAGCAACCCAAGCTCACCAGCGACAAATTTCA CAACATCTATCCTTAAGAAGTCCAAGAGGTTACGGCGGACCAATGTGACCTTTGACCAGGTGACAGTGTACTTCTTCCCTCGGTGTCAGGGCTTCACTAGTGTTCCTAGTCGAGGAGGCTGCACCCTGGGCATGATGCCACATCACAGTGCACACCGCACATATACACTTCCTGAGTTTACCATGGAGCAGCGGTCCCAGCGGCAACAAAAACTCATCAGTCGACTCAGGGAAAAGAAGCTGGAGGCTCTCAAACTGAAG CTGACTAAGAACGGAACCCAGAAGAGCGAGGAGGCTGAGCGGCTTACAGTCAACGACATCCCTGAGCATGATATTGACATCAGCAGCGTAAACCTGGACGAGGGCTTGTTCCTCCAACCATACACATCTAAACGCCGTTATGCACTGCTTAAAGCGGCTGGTGTGAAGAAGATTGACAAGGAGGAGAAGAGGCAGCTGCGTGAGCTGAGGATCTCCAGGGAGAACTGTGGTTGTGACTGCCAGGGCTTCTGTGAACCCGAGACGTGTAGCTGCAGCCTGGCTGGCATCAAATGTCAG ATGGACCACTCCTCCTTCCCATGTGGCTGCACCAAGGATGGCTGTGGAAACACAGAAGGTCGCATCCAGTTCAACGCAACCAGGGTACAAACGCATTACATCCACACCGTCATGAGGCTGGAGCTGGAGAAGAGGTTGGAAGAATCTggcacagaggaggaggaggacaccgCTGAAGCTACCCAACTGCAAACTGTTCAGCCCGGCCACCCCAGTGGTCCCCTGACTTTACTCCCTCATGTCGAGCATACCTCAGCTCTACCAGCAGGACCCTCCTTCCCCTTTTGCTCAGACCTGGCAACAGCCGGTGAGAATAGCTGCAGCAGTGATATGACAGATTTATCAGTGTCTTCTGGCCAGAGTGAAGACTTCGAGGTAGGCGAGAACCCCAACAAGGATCACGCCCAGCTTGATGTCGATGAGAAAGGTCTGAGTCGCATCCTCAGTTTCGCTGACTCCGAAAACTCCTCAAGAGAAAATGAGGCCAACATCCATAAAGACTCTTGTTGCTCTGACCAGCGGCAACAGCAGCCATCAACTGTACCATTTAGTAGTTTTAGCATGGCAGACTTTGCAGACGAAAATGATAACATAGAAGCTGCACTGTTGAACTCTGCAGACGATCACACGGACAATCGACCAACAGCAATTTCAGAACTTTTGGACGAGAATGCCAACCAAGGAAATGGACTGTTTCATAGCATTAGTGTGCCACACACTCCCTCCCCCACCGTGGACCGCTCGGAGAGCTACAGCATGGATCTGAGCCTCTCTTCGGAGTCGGACCTGGAATTCTTTGATGGGTTTCCATGCCTGGGCCCAAGCTCACTCTACAACTCCCTCAAAGAGTACGAACACATGGACAACTTTTTTCAGTTTCAGTTGCCTAGTTACCCCAGCTTCCCATCAGCTGGTGACCCCGGAACATGCCTCTTGGAGTCACTAATTGGCCTTTCAGAATCTGTCCCCGAACCCCCTGCTGCTTTTACAGACAATCAGCTTTTGGAAGAAGCCATGAAATTGTCTGTGATGGAGTCTGTGAAAGTTTGA